The proteins below are encoded in one region of Aspergillus nidulans FGSC A4 chromosome III:
- a CDS encoding class I SAM-dependent methyltransferase (transcript_id=CADANIAT00006458): MFESVSVPRFAVKPHPSQTSSVAQIIDIRSDKKDVELRVSLQQSIHSDDAALPDLLLWDEQGLRYFEDVTYCPSYYLTREEIGLLKKYSLQIAEHIQPGSMLVELGSGNLRKTKILLDALEELGRPVDYFALDVSYPELKRTLRPVGAGVYQHVRCYGLLGTYDDGRKWLQHPDLQSRPKTILYLGSTLGNFEKPDAAQFLASFAQPNTSFLLGLDGCKNEKQVLQAYNDPDGINHRFVKNGLVRANHILGHEAFDLDKWDVTGAWDEESGAHNQYYITRADVSLDGVDIPAGHKLLAVRSHKYDADDRKNLCGSAGLKVVDFWASESEYNLLYLAGM, translated from the exons ATGTTTGAGAGCGTCTCTGTCCCTCGTTTTGCGGTTAAGCCGCATCCATCCCAGACCTCTTCTGTCGCTCAGATCATCGATATCCGCTCTGACAAGAAGGATGTCGAGCTGCGCGTGTCTCTCCAGCAGAGCATCCACAGCGACGACGCCGCGCTGCCCGATCTGCTCCTCTGGGATGAACAGGGGCTGCGCTATTTTGAGGATGTTACCTACTGCCCATCGTACTATTTAACGAGGGAGGAAATTGGTCTGTTGAAGAAATACAGCCTGCAAATCGCCGAACACATCCAGCCGGGCAGCATGCTGGTCGAGCTGGGGAGCGG AAACCTCCGCAAGACGAAGATTCTGCTGGATGCGCTCGAGGAGCTAGGTCGGCCGGTAGACTATTTCGCCCTCGACGTCTCCTACCCTGAGCTCAAGCGCACACTCCGCCCCGTCGGGGCGGGCGTCTACCAGCACGTCCGCTGCTATGGGCTGCTGGGCACCTATGACGACGGTCGGAAATGGCTCCAGCATCCTGATCTGCAGTCACGTCCAAAGACGATCCTATACCTCGGCTCGACGCTGGGAAATTTCGAGAAGCCGGATGCGGCGCAGTTCCTGGCTAGTTTTGCGCAGCCGAATACGTCGTTCTTACTCGGTCTAGACGGATGCAAGAACGAGAAGCAGGTCCTGCAGGCATACAATGATCCTGACGGGATCAATCACCGGTTTGTTAAGAACGGATTAGTGCGCGCGAATCATATTCTCGGGCATGAGGCTTTCGATCTGGACAAGTGGGATGTCACTGGTGCttgggatgaggagagcGGGGCGCATAACCAGTACTATATCACCCGCGCCGATGTCTCCCTGGACGGAGTGGATATTCCGGCAGGGCATAAGCTGCTCGCTGTTCGTAGCCACAAGTATGATGCGGATGACCGAAAGAACCTATGTGGGAGCGCTGGACTGAAGGTGGTGGACTTTTGGGCCTCTGAAAGCGAGTATA ATCTGCTTTACCTGGCCGGTATGTGA
- a CDS encoding uncharacterized protein (transcript_id=CADANIAT00006459) — protein MAPKILKDGTVLSYNASTQSIKALQRASILIVDDRITAIEENSDDLSAPSRTETIDVSGKIVSPGFVNTHVHVWETVYRSMGPDTTLAEYFGWVSHMSEITQAAFTPDDIYISSVEGNWSEPVMESGYRAAVDSGARVWWCYDVRHKEGFSSDEQWEAYGALIKDKSSPRVLPGLALDGLAWTVMNGDGKGADLIREKKEKLGLQALTMHHLGGPWPPMNTSPTTVCADNNIHEANLPIIFSHASFLTDSDKDLMRKHNVFISITPESECLYGQGQETGHEVSDQASLGVDTNWNFSGDIVGQARLWLQLVRFRNYTKTLAAGLIPKASPMAVEQAFLLGTRQGGRALRRDDIGVITVGAKADLVIFNGDSPSMLGWSDPIAAVILHASSGDIEHVLVDGEWKKKDFKLVDLPTGASWDELRERFLESSKRIQPHFKTPPPLPEKLFGVADFGEVENVSTVFKPS, from the exons ATGGCTCCAAAAATACTTAAAGACGGCACGGTGCTGTCCTATAACGCATCCACGCAGTCGATAAAGGCACTTCAGCGCGCTTCGATCTTGATTGTCGATGACCGTATTACCGCCATAGAAGAGAACAGCGATGATCTCTCTGCTCCGTCAAGAACCGAGACCATTGATGTCTCGGGGAAGATTGTCTCCCCGGGGTTCGTCAACACACATGTCCATGTGTGGGAGACTGTCTACCGCTCCATGGGACCTGACACGACTCTGGCGGAGTACTTTGGCTGGGTTAGCCACATGTCGGAGATCACACAGGCTGCGTTCACGCCAGACGACATTTACATAAGCTCTGTGGAGGG CAACTGGTCAGAACCCGTAATGGAATCGGGCTACCGGGCGGCTGTCGATAGCGGGGCGAGGGTGTGGTGGTGCTATGATGTTAGGCATAAGGAGGGATTTTCTAGTGACGAACAGTGGGAAGCTTACGGCGCTCTCATCAAAGATAAAAGCAGTCCCCGCGTCCTGCCTGGGCTAGCCCTGGACGGGCTGGCATGGACTGTTATGAACGGCGATGGAAAGGGAGCGGATCTCATTCGTGAGAAAAAGGA GAAGCTGGGCTTGCAAGCCCTCACTATGCACCATCTTGGTGGACCGTGGCCTCCCATGAATACATCCCCCACCACAGTCTGCGCTGACAATAACATCCATGAGGCCAATCTTCCGATCATTTTCTCCCATGCATCCTTTCTTACCGACTCAGACAAGGACCTCATGCGTAAGCATAACGTCTTTATCTCCATCACTCCTGAATCCGAATGCCTCTACGGGCAGGGCCAGGAGACCGGCCACGAGGTGTCCGACCAGGCATCCCTGGGCGTTGACACGAACTGGAATTTCTCTGGGGATATTGTTGGCCAGGCACGGctttggctgcagctggtACGGTTCCGGAACTACACCAAGACCCTCGCAGCTGGCCTGATACCAAAGGCGAGCCCGATGGCCGTGGAGCAGGCTTTCCTGCTTGGCACAAGACAGGGAGGCCGTGCTCTACGAAGAGACGATATCGGCGTCATTACTGTCGGAGCGAAGGCAGACcttgtcatcttcaatgGCGATAGCCCGAGTATGCTAGGTTGGAGCGACCCCATAGCAGCGGTGATACTACACGCCAGCTCCGGAGATATAGAGCATGTCTTGGTGGATGGGGAATGGAAAAAGAAGGATTTCAAACTCGTTGACCTGCCTACCGGTGCATCGTGGGACGAGCTGCGTGAGCGATTTTTGGAGTCCTCAAAGCGCATCCAGCCTCATTTCAAGACTCCGCCGCCCCTACCGGAGAAGCTTTTTGGTGTAGCTGACTTcggagaggttgagaatgTTAGTACTGTCTTTAAACCATCGTGA
- a CDS encoding TauD/TfdA dioxygenase family protein (transcript_id=CADANIAT00006457) gives MPTVIQEDSPALFGGNAEARPRISAPLEDSGSLDGYQRQDLTPVIGTEYEGLQIVEILRSPKRDQLIQDLAVTSKSSLVLRTAGVILILVVSTRGVVFLRNQDVTPQQMREFAERLTQLAGCPESSGLHVHPLTEEGSELGDQISVISSEKQKKGGGLTHQLSDVSRFASAGWHSDISFERVPSDYAMLKIHTLPETGGDTLWASGYEVYDRLSPEMAAFLERLTATHDATFFHDEARRLGNPLRKGIRGSPLNHGEELTAVHPVIRTNPVTGWKSVYVNKGFTKRINGVTKDESDVLLQYLFNLVTQNHDAQVRFKWRKNDMAIWDNRSTWHCATYDYAETRTGDRVCSLGEAPFLDRRSKSRKQALSEGH, from the exons ATGCCGACTGTAATCCAAGAAGACAGCCCAGCCCTGTTTGGAGGAAACGCCGAGGCGCGCCCTCGGATCTCCGCACCCCTCGAGGACTCTGGTAGCTTGGACGGCTACCAGCGCCAGGATCTTACTCCTGTGATTGGGACCGAGTATGAAGGGCTCCAGATCGTCGAAATTCTGCGGTCGCCAAAACGCGACCAGCTGATTCAGGACCTGGCTGTTACTAGTAAGAGCTCTCTGGTCCTACGGACCGCCGGTGTCATACTAATTCTGGTAGTCTCGACACGCGGAGTAGTCTTCCTCCGGAACCAGGATGTGACACCACAGCAGATGCGGGAGTTTGCGGAGAGATTGACCCAATTGGCAGGCTGC CCAGAATCGTCCGGACTTCATGTCCACCCGCTGACGGAGGAGGGCAGTGAACTGGGCGATCAGATCAGCGTCATCAGCagcgagaagcagaagaaaggcgGCGGCCTCACGCACCAGCTGAGCGATGTCAGTCGGtttgcttctgctggctGGCACAGCGATATCAGCTTCGAGCGAGTTCCGTCCGACTACGCCATGCTCAAGATCCATACTCTCCCCGAGACCGGCGGCGATACGCTATGGGCATCAGGGTACGAGGTCTACGACCGTCTGTCGCCTGAGATGGCGGCCTTTCTAGAGCGCCTGACAGCGACCCATGATGCTACTTTCTTCCATGATGAGGCGCGACGGCTGGGCAATCCCCTGCGGAAAGGGATTCGAGGGTCGCCGCTGAACCACGGCGAGGAGCTTACGGCGGTTCATCCAGTCATTCGAACCAACC CGGTTACCGGGTGGAAATCAGTCTATGTTAACAAAGGCTTTACCAAGCGCATCAACGGAGTGACCAAGGACGAGTCGGATGTGCTTCTGCAGTATCTCTTCAAT CTTGTCACACAGAACCACGATGCACAGGTCCGCTTCAAATGGCGGAAGAATGATATGGCGATCTGGGATAACCGGTCGACCTGGCACTGCGCGACGTATGACTATGCGGAGACCCGAACTGGTGATCGGGTATGCAGTCTGGGGGAAGCGCCGTTCTTGGACCGTCGATCCAAGTCCCGGAAACAGGCTTTAAGCGAGGGGCATTGA
- a CDS encoding Zn(II)2Cys6 transcription factor (transcript_id=CADANIAT00006455): MNPSRGAVTKKACDGCKVRKVRCGGGNPCTPCLNARIHCILTLTKARCSVPLSAIAPVLYIYHVRMYPVWPIVDVDDLIANLQQDPENKDHERFALATSIAAATMAQLRLGGSTSDRSVTADVLAAECLEARRRLDYRSRVNLDNVRTAFFLHVYYENQQPGGSESVLYLREAITMAQMMYLHREASYPSLAAEEQKIRRRVLWLLFVTERGVCILHKLPVILKTDTAMPETDADDEVLPAFLKLLTLFRLFEQSRMFDIVEDYHLGLEPPVSSSAATAATFDEMFQDKSPDGFGTLDRVSDVQRADICVTRHWMRILAWKALSHSSTGRQPSSDCFLSPVFPLIVGKDLVSVVYRLPRVALQAHGLGMQLKLYEIATSLADAVTSTAAVPDTSRWDQESRPSNILTRLHSILSALTGGENSTLVDILYGKIAKAHYMHSAPILPAPSNGNNKPNRKSKTARATCTEDSVTATDFSQNESNETGDAIDWPSGLLTTVDQPASDDSTPTRYHGPRGLQPVQL, translated from the exons ATGAATCCGTCCAGGGGCGCGGTTACAAAAAAGGCTTGCGATGGCTGCAAAGTTCGGAAAGTTCGCTGTGGTGGAGGGAATCCGTGTACGCCCTGCCTGAATGCGCGCATCCA CTGTATTCTGACGCTAACTAAGGCGAGATGCAGTGTACCGCTGAGTGCGATTGCGCCGGTGCTCTATATTTACCATGTCCGCATGTACCCGGTTTGGCCGATTGTCGACGTCGATGACTTGATTGCAAACCTGCAACAAGACCCCGAGAACAAGGACCATGAGAGGTTCGCGCTCGCGACGAGCATAGCCGCTGCTACTATGGCTCAGCTACGGCTTGGTGGTTCGACATCGGATCGGTCAGTCACAGCTGATGTCCTCGCGGCTGAGTGCCTTGAggccaggagaagattggaCTATCGTTCACGGGTGAACCTGGACAATGTCCGAACAGCCTTCTTCCTACATGTATACTATGAAAACCAACAACCAGGGGGAAGCGAATCGGTACTCTACCTCAGAGAGGCTATTACTATGGCGCAAATGATGTACCTACATAGAGAAGCATCGTACCCTAGCCTTGCggctgaggagcagaagatccGCCGTCGAGTGTTATGGTTGCTATTTGTGACGGAACG TGGTGTTTGCATCCTCCACAAGCTTCCAGTCATTCTAAAAACGGACACAGCTATGCCGGAAACTGATGCGGACGACGAGGTTCTACCTGCATTCCTGAAACTCCTGACATTGTTCAGACTATTCGAACAAAGCCGAATGTTCGACATTGTCGAAGACTACCACCTAGGGCTCGAGCCTCCTGTtagctccagcgccgctACAGCTGCCACCTTTGATGAGATGTTCCAGGATAAATCCCCGGACGGCTTTGGCACCCTGGATAGGGTATCCGACGTTCAGAGAGCCGATATCTGCGTGACGAGACACTGGATGCGCATTCTCGCATGGAAAGCCCTGTCCCACTCGTCTACCGGCCGCCAACCCTCATCAGACTGTTTTCTCTCGCCGGTATTTCCGTTGATCGTGGGAAAAGATCTGGTGAGTGTAGTCTACCGGCTGCCTCGAGTGGCGCTCCAGGCGCATGGCCTTGGCATG CAGCTGAAGCTGTACGAAATTGCGACCTCCCTCGCAGACGCTGTCACCAGTACTGCAGCCGTGCCAGATACGAGTCGATGGGACCAAGAAAGCCGGCCAAGTAACATCCTCACGCGGCTTCACTCCATCCTCTCGGCGTTGACTGGCGGAGAAAACAGCACTTTGGTGGACATACTATACGGCAAAATCGCCAAGGCACATTATATGCACTCAGCACCTATCTTACCAGCACCGAGCAATGGGAACAATAAACCTAATCGAAAATCAAAAACCGCGAGAGCGACATGTACCGAGGATAGCGTGACCGCGACTGACTTCTCACAGAATGAGTCCAACGAAACTGGGGACGCCATCGACTGGCCCAGTGGATTACTGACAACCGTAGATCAGCCGGCCAGTGATGATAGCA CCCCTACAAGATATCACGGACCCAGGGGACTACAGCCAGTCCAGCTATGA
- a CDS encoding putative MFS transporter (transcript_id=CADANIAT00006456): MDDIEQSGKSSLYSQAKEDDKSSKALPAVGQENLSSVTPPHESYEGHHRFDPTATWTEEEERRFFGLQLDRGNLSNALTDNFLDDLNLTTDDYNNGTTIQLLCFLAAEFPVQLLIKRFGFRRVLPILMLLWSLVSWTQAWMTDRASFYVTRALIGAFEGGFIPGTILFATYFYKTKELSIRLSFFWSTLNAARIISSLLAAGILEMRGTRGHTGWFWLFLIDGLITFVIGLFALFYLPSSPTRTKSILYPKAWYTERQEVIMINRLLRDDPSKGLTHLHERATLRDVLNAWKDKSMWGLYFIGLIAYIPQSPVQGYLSLTLKRLGFTTFESNMLSIPSAVLQIILMLILSKSSEYFGERTFHCVIGEFWSLPLLATLLGLPDHGYNWGRFTVTTMISGYPYFHPIVSSWISENTFDVKKRAITAATYNVIVQIGSVISSQLTKTEIYRSYDSPYYYQGNKVLISICSLALVVFVVQREYLRHLNRLKERKWEAMSPEERIEYQADLAQREKDGNKRLDFRFKY; the protein is encoded by the exons ATGGACGATATCGAGCAGAGCGGCAAAAGCTCGCTGTACAGCCAAGCAAAGGAGGATGATAAGTCCTCCAAGGCTCTACCTGCGGTCGGACAGGAGAACCTCTCTTCGGTGACTCCTCCTCATGAGTCCTATGAGGGGCATCACCGGTTCGATCCCACTGCGACCTGgacagaggaggaggagaggagg TTCTTCGGCCTTCAGCTGGACCGTGGTAATCTGTCCAATGCCCTGACCGACAATTTCTTGGATGATCTCAACTTGACCACCGACGACTACAACAAC GGAACCACCATCCAACTCCTCTGTTTTCTCGCAGCGGAGTTCCCCGTGCAACTTCTCATTAAACGCTTCGGTTTCCGGCGAGTGTTGCCCATCCTGATGCTGCTCTGGAGCTTGGTCTCTTGGACGCAGGCTTGGATGACAGACCGAGCATCTTTCTACGTGACCAGAGCGCTGATAGGCGCCTTCGAGGGAGGTTTTATCCCAGGCACAATCTTGTTTGCAACGTACTTCTACAAAACAAAGGAGCTTTCCATCCGATTGTCATTCTTCTGGTCTACTCTGAAT GCTGCCCGTATTATATCGTCTTTACTGGCGGCTGGAATTCTCGAGATGAGGGGGACCAGGGGACACACAGGCTGGTTCTGGCTATTCCTTATCGACGGACTTATAACATTCGTCATCGGCTTGTTTGCCCTCTTCTATCTGCCAAGTTCACCcacgaggacgaagagcaTCCTGTATCCCAAAGCGTGGTACACCGAGCGCCAGGAGGTGATCATGATCAAC CGTCTTCTGCGTGATGATCCGTCCAAAGGTCTTACTCACCTGCATGAACGTGCTACTCTCCGCGACGTGCTTAACGCATGGAAGGACAAGTCCATGTGGGGGCTGTACTTTATCGGGCTGATTGCCTACATTCCCCAAAGCCCCGTGCAGGGGTACCTGTCCCTGACACTGAAGAGACTCGGGTTTACGACCTTCGAGTCGAACATGCTCTCAATTCCATCAGCTGTGCTCCAGATCATCCTGATGCTCATCCTGTCGAAGAGCAGCGAGTACTTCGGGGAGCGCACATTCCACTGTGTGATTGGCGAGTTCTGGTCGCTGCCACTGCTGGCTACTCTCCTCGGTCTGCCTGATCATGGATACAACTGGGGCCGCTTTACGGTCACCACGATGATCTCAGGATATCCGTATTTCCATCCCATCGTGTCCTCATGGATATCAGAGAACACATTTGACGTGAAAAAGCGAGCCATCACTGCGGCCACATATAACGTGATTGTCCAAATTGGCTCAGTCATATCATCGC AGCTGACCAAAACAGAGATCTACCGCAGTTATGACTCACCGTACTACTACCAAGGAAACAAGGTCTTGATATCCATCTGTTCCCTGGCGCTTGTTGTTTTTGTGGTTCAGCGCGAGTACCTCAGGCACCTGAATCGCCTGAAGGAGCGGAAATGGGAGGCCATGTCGCCCGAAGAGAGGATCGAATACCAAGCCGACCTTGCTCAACGGGAGAAAGACGGAAACAAGCGACTAGATTTCCGCTTCAAGTACTAG